From Varibaculum massiliense, a single genomic window includes:
- a CDS encoding sulfite exporter TauE/SafE family protein: protein MFLMLAAAIGLSIGLVVGALGAGGGMLFIPVLVYLLRFSPHEAAAASLIIVGLTAMVSLIPHARSGNVQWRRGLLFAVFSAAGSIGGSRLNAITPGNYLMLLFALLAAVVAVVMTQKGLATRRQYWDGIREIVQEDAGESPQQNFSSDADAVPETSAQVAADKVEQHGPVIKWVLAALVTGFLTGFFGVGGGFAVVPALVIFLHLNMRQAAGTSLLIMVISCASSLLARIGTPLNIDLILIAVFALTSMVGGALGPILTRRAKEYRLTLCFALLLAGVAVFTAYEQIFLL, encoded by the coding sequence ATGTTTTTAATGCTTGCCGCCGCCATCGGGCTATCAATCGGTCTGGTAGTGGGGGCGCTGGGCGCCGGTGGGGGAATGCTGTTTATCCCCGTGCTGGTGTATTTGCTGCGCTTTTCCCCGCACGAGGCGGCGGCTGCCTCTCTGATTATCGTGGGGCTTACCGCTATGGTTTCGCTCATTCCTCATGCACGTTCGGGCAATGTGCAATGGCGTAGAGGATTGCTCTTCGCGGTCTTTAGCGCTGCTGGATCCATCGGTGGATCTCGGCTGAACGCAATCACCCCTGGTAACTACCTGATGTTGCTGTTTGCGCTGTTAGCAGCGGTGGTGGCGGTGGTGATGACCCAGAAAGGATTAGCGACCAGGCGTCAGTATTGGGATGGAATCCGCGAAATTGTGCAGGAGGACGCCGGGGAGTCTCCCCAGCAAAACTTCAGCTCGGATGCTGACGCGGTTCCCGAGACCTCCGCACAAGTAGCAGCAGATAAAGTAGAGCAGCACGGTCCCGTAATCAAATGGGTACTGGCAGCGTTGGTTACTGGTTTCTTAACCGGATTCTTTGGAGTCGGCGGCGGCTTTGCAGTAGTGCCGGCACTGGTGATTTTTCTGCATCTTAATATGCGGCAGGCTGCAGGTACTTCGCTGCTGATAATGGTGATTTCCTGTGCGTCTTCGCTGCTCGCCAGGATAGGGACGCCCCTAAATATCGACCTGATATTAATAGCGGTTTTTGCGCTTACTTCGATGGTGGGAGGGGCGCTCGGCCCTATCCTTACCCGCCGGGCAAAAGAATACCGCCTAACTTTGTGTTTTGCTCTGTTACTGGCAGGTGTAGCCGTGTTTACCGCTTACGAGCAGATATTTCTGCTGTAA
- the carB gene encoding carbamoyl-phosphate synthase large subunit, whose product MPRRTDLKSVLVIGSGPIQIGQACEFDYSGSQACRVLKAEGLRVILVNSNPATIMTDAQMADATYIEPITPQVVASIIEKERPDALLPTLGGQTALNTAIALSQDGTLEKYQVELIGASAQAINAGEDREEFKKVVHRCGAEVARSFIAHNLADCRKAAEQLGYPLVVRPSFTMGGMGSGIAYNEQDLIRIAGGGMADSITSEVLLEESILGWKEYELELMRDKADNVVVVCSIENVDPVGVHTGDSITVAPALTLTDRELQNLRDIGINVIREVGVDTGGCNIQFAVHPDTGRVVVIEMNPRVSRSSALASKATGFPIAKLAAKLALGYTLDEIPNDITGSTPASFEPTLDYVVVKVPRFAFEKFPAADPTLTTAMKSVGEAMALGRNFTEALQKALISLDKAGTYFRWDTPLSSSKAELLEQVKIPTEKRLIQVMDVIRAGASLEELYEATKIDRWFLDQLFLLNEVADKIREAEALTPDLLVEAKRHGFSDLQIGQIRSVSDEVVREVRKAFGIRPVYKTVDTCAGEFPAQTPYYYSSYDLTSEVKPRQRPAVIILGSGPNRIGQGIEFDYSCVHATQELQSDYDTVMVNCNPETVSTDYDISSRLYFEPLTFEHVMEVYEAECAAGPVAGMIVQLGGQTPLSLAARLKAAGVPIVGTPPSAIDAAEDRELFGRVLDEAGLPSPAHGTATTPEQAFEQAEKVGYPVLVRPSFVLGGRGMEILYSAEELDSYLHRYNLSDPTVMTGPLLIDRFLDDAIEIDVDALYDGQELFLGGVMEHIEEAGIHSGDSSCVLPPITLSDAIIDHIRTSTEKIAAGVGVRGLINIQYALVSGVLYVIEANPRASRTVPFVAKATGVPLARAAALVMMGSSIAQLKQRGYLPADDSDFATPGRPIAVKEAVLPFKRFRDKNGRIVDTVLGPEMRSTGEVMGYDRDFPTAFAKSQTAAYGNLPSKGTVFVSVSDQDKRALALPVSRLFDLGFSIMATAGTAALLRRYGIPVTEVRKASQGPGPDGEQTVVDMIRAGLIDMVINTPGTSGARVDGYEIRTATTAADKPIITTISQFQAAVQAIEATRDRTYGVCSLQEYDKAK is encoded by the coding sequence ATGCCACGCAGAACTGATCTTAAATCTGTCCTAGTTATTGGTTCCGGGCCGATCCAAATCGGCCAGGCCTGCGAGTTCGACTATTCCGGGAGTCAGGCCTGCCGCGTGCTAAAAGCGGAAGGGCTGCGAGTTATTTTGGTTAACTCCAACCCGGCAACCATTATGACCGATGCGCAGATGGCGGACGCCACCTATATTGAGCCGATAACCCCGCAGGTAGTGGCCTCAATTATTGAAAAGGAACGCCCGGACGCCCTACTGCCTACTTTGGGTGGGCAGACTGCGCTCAACACTGCGATTGCTCTGAGCCAAGATGGCACCTTGGAAAAATACCAGGTGGAGCTAATCGGAGCCAGCGCTCAGGCGATTAACGCCGGTGAGGATCGTGAAGAATTTAAAAAGGTAGTACACCGCTGCGGCGCCGAAGTGGCACGATCTTTCATTGCTCACAACCTGGCTGACTGCAGAAAAGCCGCCGAACAGCTGGGATATCCGCTGGTAGTGCGCCCTTCTTTCACTATGGGAGGCATGGGCTCCGGTATTGCCTATAACGAACAGGATCTGATTCGGATCGCCGGGGGAGGCATGGCCGATTCCATCACCTCCGAAGTGCTGCTGGAAGAATCGATTCTGGGCTGGAAAGAATATGAACTGGAGCTGATGCGCGACAAGGCAGATAACGTAGTCGTGGTCTGCTCTATCGAAAACGTGGACCCGGTAGGGGTACATACCGGCGATTCCATTACGGTGGCACCGGCGCTCACCCTAACTGACCGGGAGCTGCAGAATCTGCGCGATATCGGGATTAACGTGATCCGGGAAGTAGGGGTAGATACCGGCGGGTGTAATATCCAGTTCGCGGTGCACCCCGATACTGGTCGGGTAGTAGTTATCGAGATGAACCCGCGGGTGTCGCGCTCCTCCGCCCTGGCGTCGAAAGCTACCGGTTTCCCGATTGCGAAACTGGCCGCAAAACTGGCGCTCGGTTACACCCTCGACGAGATTCCCAACGATATTACCGGCTCAACCCCGGCTTCTTTCGAGCCCACTTTGGACTATGTAGTCGTCAAAGTGCCGCGGTTTGCTTTCGAAAAGTTCCCGGCTGCCGATCCCACCCTGACCACCGCCATGAAGTCGGTGGGCGAGGCGATGGCGCTGGGCCGAAACTTTACTGAAGCGCTACAAAAAGCCTTGATTTCTCTAGATAAGGCCGGCACTTACTTCCGTTGGGACACCCCGCTTTCCTCCTCTAAAGCGGAGCTATTAGAGCAGGTCAAGATACCTACGGAAAAACGCCTAATCCAGGTGATGGATGTGATTAGGGCGGGGGCAAGCCTGGAAGAACTCTACGAGGCTACCAAGATTGATCGCTGGTTCCTAGATCAGCTGTTCTTGTTGAACGAGGTCGCAGATAAGATTCGGGAAGCGGAGGCGCTTACCCCGGATCTGCTGGTAGAGGCGAAACGTCATGGTTTCTCGGATCTGCAGATTGGGCAGATCCGCTCCGTATCCGACGAGGTAGTGCGAGAAGTCCGCAAGGCCTTCGGGATTCGCCCGGTCTATAAAACGGTCGATACCTGCGCCGGGGAGTTCCCCGCTCAAACCCCCTATTACTATTCCAGCTATGACCTGACCAGCGAAGTTAAACCGCGTCAGCGTCCGGCGGTGATTATTCTCGGCTCCGGACCGAACCGAATCGGGCAGGGGATTGAGTTCGATTATTCCTGTGTACACGCTACCCAAGAACTGCAATCTGACTATGACACCGTAATGGTCAACTGTAACCCGGAAACTGTGTCCACGGACTACGATATTTCCTCGCGTCTATATTTCGAGCCGCTCACCTTTGAGCACGTGATGGAAGTTTACGAGGCCGAGTGCGCGGCCGGTCCAGTTGCGGGGATGATTGTGCAGCTCGGTGGGCAAACCCCGCTTTCTTTAGCCGCGCGTTTGAAAGCCGCCGGGGTGCCGATTGTGGGTACTCCACCGAGCGCGATTGACGCCGCCGAAGACCGCGAACTCTTTGGGCGAGTACTTGACGAGGCGGGGTTGCCCTCTCCGGCGCATGGAACTGCCACCACCCCGGAGCAGGCATTTGAGCAGGCAGAAAAAGTCGGGTATCCGGTTTTGGTGCGTCCTTCTTTCGTTTTGGGAGGACGGGGAATGGAGATTCTCTATTCCGCCGAAGAACTCGACTCTTACCTGCATCGCTATAACCTGTCAGATCCCACAGTCATGACTGGACCCCTGCTTATTGACCGTTTTCTTGATGATGCCATCGAGATTGATGTGGACGCCCTTTACGATGGTCAGGAACTTTTCTTGGGTGGAGTCATGGAACATATCGAAGAGGCCGGGATTCACTCTGGGGATTCTTCTTGCGTGCTGCCCCCGATCACCCTTTCCGACGCGATTATTGACCATATCCGCACTTCTACCGAGAAGATCGCGGCGGGAGTAGGGGTACGCGGCCTCATCAATATCCAATATGCCCTAGTCAGCGGGGTGTTGTATGTGATTGAGGCTAATCCGCGGGCTTCCCGCACGGTACCCTTCGTTGCTAAAGCCACCGGAGTACCGCTGGCTAGGGCAGCAGCCCTAGTAATGATGGGGTCCTCAATCGCGCAGCTAAAACAGCGCGGCTACCTGCCGGCAGATGATTCCGATTTCGCCACGCCCGGACGGCCGATTGCGGTTAAAGAAGCGGTGCTGCCATTTAAACGTTTCCGGGACAAGAATGGGCGAATTGTGGATACGGTTCTCGGACCCGAGATGCGTTCTACCGGGGAAGTTATGGGCTATGACCGGGATTTCCCCACTGCCTTCGCTAAGAGTCAGACCGCGGCTTACGGGAATCTGCCCTCTAAAGGAACCGTGTTCGTATCTGTCTCTGACCAGGACAAACGAGCCTTAGCCTTGCCGGTATCCCGGTTATTTGACCTGGGATTCTCGATTATGGCGACTGCGGGAACTGCCGCTTTGCTGCGCCGCTACGGGATTCCAGTTACCGAAGTGCGCAAAGCCAGCCAAGGGCCAGGTCCTGACGGGGAACAAACGGTAGTGGATATGATCCGCGCCGGGCTAATCGATATGGTGATTAACACCCCCGGCACTTCCGGGGCGCGGGTGGATGGTTATGAAATCCGTACCGCCACCACTGCCGCCGATAAACCGATTATCACTACCATTTCCCAGTTCCAGGCAGCGGTGCAGGCGATTGAGGCTACTCGGGACCGCACCTATGGGGTGTGTTCACTGCAGGAATACGACAAAGCTAAATAG